Within the Tenrec ecaudatus isolate mTenEca1 chromosome 7, mTenEca1.hap1, whole genome shotgun sequence genome, the region CagactgggggggcggggggagcggggCGGCCTCCGGCCTCACCTTCCCGCCCTccacagcccccccccacccccagacagcagccttcagtccagaagggAATGGCATTTATTCACGCAACCAGAACTTCGGCCGGAGTCGGGGCGGCCGAGGCGAGCAGGGCAGGGGGGCTGGCCCAAGAGTCcatccacagcccccccccccggggcCACTCAGTCCTGGGGTGTGGGTGCAGTGCCAGGGTGGGCGTGAGCGGGCAGGCTTAATCTCCATTCGGGCCCAccccccttcaccttcctttctTTTAACGGGGAAGGAGGGCGGGCGGTCTCCTGTCCCAACCTTGGGAGGTTTTCCGATTCTTGCAAACCAACCCACCAACCAAACCAATCCAGGGTCCTCAAACCCCACTTAGAGGCTACACTCGCAAAAGCGTCCTCCCAGCTCAGGCTGGGGACTCCCAGGCGCCCGGTGACGGTGAGATCCAAGGCGGCCCCAGGTGGTCAGGATGCTGTCAGCCTCAGGACCACCCTGCCTGGCCtttcccctccccattcccaGGGTTTCCGGACGTCGCCTCCTCTTTCCCTGGGGGGGCTGGGCACAGGGGTGGGGTATGGATATTGAGGTTTCTGCCGGGCTTTCCAGTCTCGGGTCGAAGGCTTTGcaccctggggtggtggtggagagccCTCTCAGGAGCTCCAGTCTCAGCAAGTGTGCGCGGGAGGCCTGGACCTTTGCTCCTCCATTCGCCCGCCCCCCTGCACCCTCAGCAGCAACTCCAGGAGCTCGTGCCCTCCCGGGGGCAGGGGGGGCTCCGACCGCTGCGCTTCCatccgctggcactgcagggAGGGGAACGTGCTGGTGAGGTCCTCAAGGCACCTGAGAAGGGCCGGGTCAGAatgggatgcaggacacgggcaGTGGCTGGCCAGGGCCCTGGGAGGAGGGCCTCCTCATCGTGGACagatggggtggggcggggtcttTCCTCCTGCGGGTGGGCTTCTCACCTGGTGGCTGAGGATGGTGCTGTAGAGCTGCTCTCTGTCCTCAAGGGGCCGGGGGGGTTGGGCTGACCTTTGGTTTGGGGGGCTCTGGGGGACACAGAAACTGGCCCTCTGCTCCTCCAGGCGGCGGGACTGTGCGTCTGCCACCAGGTCCAGAAAGAGTTCCGTTTgtagggagagcagggaggccgCGCAGGGCTCCAGGGTGGCTGGGGACAGGAGAGGGCAGGCTCAGGGGTGGCATACAGGGTAGGGGGTAACAGGGTGAGGTAGTTAGGGACTGGGAGTTGGAGCTGATTCGGGGGGTGATGGACAGTCCGGGGAATGGGGGGGTAGGGctctcagtcaagagatcagaaaggtgggtgggggggggtgtaccTGTATGTCCAGTCCCAGACAGGGGAGGGGATGGAGGGGCAGATCGCCAAGGCCGCGTGGTGGTGTTCACAGGGGGCCAGCCTTGTTCATCCTGGGGGGGGTCCTGGAGCCAGGAGGCAGCCCCGTCaagcgggagggggggggggagtggagggaACAGGGGCTAGGCTAGTGTCCTGTTTCCTCTAggcctctcttcctgcttctgggcCTCCCTTCCTGCCTCAGTGTGCCCAAGCACTTTAGTCTCCTGAGCGGGAACTGGGTCTCTGCCCCAGGTCCTCACTTCCaggggtctgctccttccccctcCCGTGCCCACTCACCTGTTCACCATCCTCTTCTCCTTCCTGAGGTCTTTCGGCCTCCATCCGCAAGAGGGGAGAAACCtaagggggaggggtggctgggaTTTGGAACCCTGGGTCCCAGGGGAGAGTGGGGGCTGGAAGGGGTGGGGGCCAGCTGGGGGCTGGATGCCTGGGTTCTGAGCAGAAAGCTGGGTTCCTGGTCagctcccccacaccccctcgGCCCCGCCCATCCCTGTCAACTTCCTCCAGTTCTCTTTTGCCACCCAAACAGTTTGCTGGAGCTTTCTAGCCTCAGGGGAGCACAGAGAAGGGGAAAAGCTCCCCCAGCTGCaggagtttgggggagggggtgaggagggggGTGTCACTGGGTGGGGAAGGACTTCTGGCATCCGTATCCTCAGAGCCTCAGCACCCCATGAACAGCCCCCTCCGtagtttcctcctcccccacctctgcTTCAGCTCTGTCAACACAGGAACTAGCTGCACAGGAAGTGGTTTCACTCCTCAACCCCccactcgccccccccccccactgccaccCACAGGTCTTGGAGACCTTTCCATCCCAGATCAACCCTTAAGAAGGTCTCACTGTCCCTGCACCTCTTCAAACTTACTGGGACTAGGAAACGTGCTGTCCACCTCGAAAGCAGAGAACACACCCAGGAAGGTTCtctcaagcacacacacacacacacacacacacacacacacacacacacccaggaagGTTCtctcaagcacacacacacacacacacacgaaggttctctcaagcacacacacacgcacacacacacacccaggaagGTTTtctcaagcacacacacacacacacacacacacacacacacacccaggaagGTTCTCTCAAgcacatacgtacacacacacacacacacatacatacacacccctaGCCCCTGGTCCAACATACCGTAAATATTACATATTTACGTAATATTCAACGAACGTGTTGAACAGTTATTCCTCCCCTCAAGGGGATGTGTACCAACCTATGGGAAAAGGGGGACAGATAGCATCCTGGCAACTCGGTTGAGCACAGACAAGGAATAAGGGCTACCTCCTCGGGGCATGGAGGAGGGGTATGGAAACTGAGCAGGGAGCCAACACTTTCTTCCGTCCTTGATGAGTGCTCATGGGTGGCTAGCTCCAAGGCGGCAGGGCAAacccaaaccaatctcactgccatggagcgcaTTCCAGCTTCtagagatcctgtaggacagggtagaactgccccctgtgggtttctaagactcacttaaaaaaatcattttattggggtcttgtccagctcttatcaccaatccatccatccatccatccatccatccatccatccttgtgtcaagcacatttgttgccatcatcattttcaaaacattttctttctacttgagccctggtattggctcctcattccccccccccccacctctcctaccctcaatgaactcttgataatttttaaattattttttcatgtcttacacctactggtctcccttcacccacttttctgttatccgcccccccccctgggagggggttatctgtagatcattgtgatcggttccccctatctcctcccaccttcccgttcccctcctggtatcgactatcgctgtttacaggagtagaaagcctcatctttctcctggagatcgGACCGTGGTTTCAGACggctaatcttgtggttagcagtcccatgcttaagcgctatgccaccaggactcctcaggaacaggatgaaaaaccaaacccaactcactgccatcaaggtgatgccaactcataatgaccctataagacagggccgAACTCcctctgggagtttccaagacgaaCGCTTTCCCAGAATAGCGAGCCCACGGCCCCAGCTTTCTCCTTTGTTgctggctgaccttgcagctcatTGGATACCCACTACACAATGCCACCGGGGCGCTTCCGAAGCAGGACAGGTGCCTCCGAAAGGCCACCTGCCGAGTTAAGGGGCTTACAGTGAATGGTGAGAACCTTGTTCTGGTACTCAGGGCTGTGCAGTCTCCCAGATTGTGCCACCTTCTACGCAAGGAACATGGGACTGTTGGCCGTTTCACAGAATTGATGTGGGGTTTAAATGTGATAGGCACCTAGTGAGTGCTGTTAATGATTAGCAGCCTTCAAATGCTTGGTCACTATCTTAGGCCTATCACTCCAGAGGGGTAACCAGGCTGCTGAGGGTTGGATCGTTTCCATGGGTGTACTCGCCCCATTTGAGACCTCAGCAATCAACTGGGACCCTCACTAACTGTCCTTGAGGGAGGGACAAGAAAGCGGGTATTCCCCCCAGAACAATGTacgacttcagaggacagcactgaagctgcagctcagggagagagacatcaAAGCACacgaggagcaaatgaagggagaggaagagagagtggagcacatcctggcccaccaagccttgagggtgatatccctgctcagagcagccagtgcacagagaggaccatagggctggccccactacgagactTGACATCTCTCACCGATCCATAGCGcaatggggaacaacactggagatacagtgtgggaattgtgcctaatctgaccccaccacacagaggcaaaacactaagggcgtgcaacagaacagcaagggaagcagaacaacgaagtccccagggaataccaaaattagactttggggtcagggtgtggcacctcatcagacttgatggaaaatactcttaaaggtcaacaaataggccttgaactatttacagggttttTATTTTGGTCTTTGGTTTGtcgttttcttttgttactttgttttgccttgtcttgtttttgtgcatattattgtctctgcaggtctatctagataagataggctggatgaacaaactggagtagaaaacaacggaccaatggttccagggagacagaaggaagtgggtgttaacaaacctagggacaagggaacaacaagtgatccaaaatcagtggtgaggagggtataggaggcttggtagggcttcatcaagggcaatgtaacagaggaattactgaaacccaaatgaaggctgagcatgatagtgggacaagaggaaagtaaaaggaaatagaggaaaactaggagccaaagggcatttatcgaggtctaaatacaggtatgtacgcaTGTAAACATatataggatggggaaatagatccatgtgcttatatttataggtttagtattaaggtagccgatggacagtggacctccactcaagtactcccttaatgcaagaacattttgttctattaaactggcattccatgatgttcaccttccaacacgatcgctgaagacaaagcaggtggataagcaaatgtggtgaagaaagctgatggtgccccgctatctaAAGATACggcatctaaggtcttaaaggcttgaagataaacaagcagccatctagcaacaaagcccacatggaagaagcacaccaacctgtgtgatcacaaggtgtcgagatCAGGTATCTAAAAATCacattattgtaaatgagggggagtgcagagtggagacccaaagcccatctgtaggcaactggacatccccttacagaagggttgtgggaggagatgagccagtcagggtgcagtgtagcaacaatgaaacatacaactttcctctagttcttaaatgctccccacccctccctcactatcatgttcccaattctaccttacaaatccgactagaacagaggatgtacactggcacagataggaactggcaatacagggaatccggaacagatgaacccctcaggaccagtggtgagagtagcaataccggtagggtgtagggaaggtgggatagaaagggggaaccaattacaaggatctacatataaccccctccctgggggttgggcaacagaaaagtgggtgaagggagacatcggacagtgtaagatatgacgacataataatttataaattatcaagagtccaTGAGGGAGgctgggcggggagggaggggcaaaatgaggagctgataccaagggctcaagtagaaagcaaatgttttgagaatgatgatggcggcaagtgtacacatgtgcttgacacgaaggatgtatgtatggattgtgataagggatgtacaatcccccactaaaatgatttttaaaaaagtgggTATGACCTAGTACacacctttccctagccttgttcTGCCTGGGAATTAAACCAAACATAGGATCGCCAAATGATTGGGGATTATTCTCACTTTGTAATAACAAAGCCTGTATCCGAATGTTGAACCTAAGGCACATAATTCCCAAAGTCATTCCCATATATTTATTATCGTTTGCCGCCCTGCCCCCGACCCTCCCCAAACGTCACTTCACAAGCAGCTTTATTGTAGGGGGACAGATTTCGGATATTAAATAGTGATGTCTTGGTTCCAG harbors:
- the GPSM3 gene encoding G-protein-signaling modulator 3 → MEAERPQEGEEDGEQDPPQDEQGWPPVNTTTRPWRSAPPSPPLSGTGHTATLEPCAASLLSLQTELFLDLVADAQSRRLEEQRASFCVPQSPPNQRSAQPPRPLEDREQLYSTILSHQCQRMEAQRSEPPLPPGGHELLELLLRVQGGGRMEEQRSRPPAHTC